The Pan paniscus chromosome 1, NHGRI_mPanPan1-v2.0_pri, whole genome shotgun sequence genome has a segment encoding these proteins:
- the SELENBP1 gene encoding methanethiol oxidase isoform X2, whose amino-acid sequence MATKCGNCGPGYSTPLEAMKGPREEIIYLPCIYRNTGTEAPDYLATVDVDPKSPQYCQVIHRLPMPNLKDELHHSGWNTCSSCFGDSTKSRTKLVLPSLISSRIYVVDVGSEPRAPKLHKVIEPKDIHAKCELAFLHTSHCLASGEVMISSLGDVKGNGKGGFVLLDGETFEVKGTWERPGGAAPSGYDFWYQPRHNVMISTEWAAPNVLRDGFNPADVEAGLYGSHLYVWDWQHHEIVQTLSLKDGLIPLEIRFLHNPDAAQGFVGCALSSTIQRFYKNEGGTWSVEKVIQVPPKKVKGWLLPEMPGLITDILLSLDDRFLYFSNWLHGDLRQYDISDPQRPRLTGQLFLGGSIVKGGPVQVLEDQELKSQPEPLVVKGKRVAGGPQMIQLSLDGNRLYVTTSLYSAWDKQFYPDLIREGSVMLQVDVDTVKGGLKLNPNFLVDFGKEPLGPALAHELRYPGGDCSSDIWI is encoded by the exons ATGG CTACGAAATGTGGGAATTGTGGACCCGGCTACTCCACCCCTCTGGAGGCCATGAAAG GACCCAGGGAAGAGATCATCTACCTGCCCTGCATTTACCGAAACACAGGCACTGAGGCCCCAGATTATCTGGCCACTGTGGATGTTGACCCCAAGTCTCCCCAGTATTGCCAG GTCATCCACCGGCTGCCCATGCCCAACCTGAAGGACGAGCTGCATCACTCAGGATGGAACACCTGCAGCAGCTGCTTCGGTGATAGCACCAAGTCGCGCACCAAGCTGGTGCTGCCCAGTCTCATCTCCTCTCGTATCTATGTGGTGGACGTGGGCTCTGAGCCCCGGGCCCCAAAGCTGCACAAG GTCATTGAGCCCAAGGACATCCATGCCAAGTGCGAACTGGCCTTTCTCCACACCAGCCACTGCCTGGCCAGCGGGGAAGTGATGATCAGCTCCCTGGGAGACGTCAAGGGCAATGGCAAAG GGGGTTTTGTGCTGCTGGATGGGGAGACGTTCGAGGTGAAGGGGACGTGGGAGAGACCTGGGGGTGCTGCACCGTCGGGCTATGACTTCTGGTACCAGCCTCGACACAATGTCATGATCAGCACTGAGTGGGCAGCTCCCAATGTCTTACGAGATGGCTTCAACCCCGCTGATGTGGAGGCTG gaCTGTACGGGAGCCACTTATATGTATGGGACTGGCAGCACCATGAGATTgtgcagaccctgtctctaaaagatgGGCTTATTCCCTTGGAGATCCGCTTCCTGCACAACCCAGACGCTGCCCAAGGCTTTGTGGGCTGCGCACTCAGCTCCACCATCCAGCGCTTCTACAAGAACGAG GGAGGTACATGGTCAGTGGAGAAGGTGATCCAGGTGCCCCCCAAGAAAGTGAAGGGCTGGCTGCTGCCCGAAATGCCAG GCCTGATCACCGACATCCTGCTCTCCCTGGACGACCGCTTCCTCTACTTCAGCAACTGGCTGCATGGGGACCTGAGGCAGTATGACATCTCTGACCCACAGAGACCCCGCCTCACAGGACAG CTCTTCCTCGGAGGCAGCATTGTTAAGGGAGGCCCTGTGCAAGTGCTGGAGGACCAGGAACTAAAGTCCCAGCCAGAGCCCCTAGTGGTCAAG GGAAAACGGGTGGCTGGAGGCCCTCAGATGATCCAGCTCAGCCTGGATGGGAATCGCCTCTACGTCACCACGTCGCTGTACAGTGCCTGGGACAAGCAGTTTTACCCTGATCTCATCAG GGAAGGCTCTGTGATGCTGCAGGTTGATGTAGACACAGTAAAAGGAGGGCTGAAGTTGAACCCCAACTTCCTGGTGGATTTTGGGAAGGAGCCCCTTGGCCCAGCCCTTGCCCATGAGCTCCGCTACCCTGGGGGCGATTGTAGCTCTGACATCTGGATTTGA
- the SELENBP1 gene encoding methanethiol oxidase isoform X1, giving the protein MRLEWGPRPAALQWPAGMCAAGRAEGAFTLQSVAQPMRPIASTATKCGNCGPGYSTPLEAMKGPREEIIYLPCIYRNTGTEAPDYLATVDVDPKSPQYCQVIHRLPMPNLKDELHHSGWNTCSSCFGDSTKSRTKLVLPSLISSRIYVVDVGSEPRAPKLHKVIEPKDIHAKCELAFLHTSHCLASGEVMISSLGDVKGNGKGGFVLLDGETFEVKGTWERPGGAAPSGYDFWYQPRHNVMISTEWAAPNVLRDGFNPADVEAGLYGSHLYVWDWQHHEIVQTLSLKDGLIPLEIRFLHNPDAAQGFVGCALSSTIQRFYKNEGGTWSVEKVIQVPPKKVKGWLLPEMPGLITDILLSLDDRFLYFSNWLHGDLRQYDISDPQRPRLTGQLFLGGSIVKGGPVQVLEDQELKSQPEPLVVKGKRVAGGPQMIQLSLDGNRLYVTTSLYSAWDKQFYPDLIREGSVMLQVDVDTVKGGLKLNPNFLVDFGKEPLGPALAHELRYPGGDCSSDIWI; this is encoded by the exons ATGAGGCTGGAGTGGGGACCTAGGCCAGCTGCACTGCAGTGGCCCGCTGGGATGTGTGCTGCAGGACGTGCGGAGGGAGCCTTCACCCTCCAGAGCGTGGCCCAGCCAATGCGCCCCATTGCTTCCACAGCTACGAAATGTGGGAATTGTGGACCCGGCTACTCCACCCCTCTGGAGGCCATGAAAG GACCCAGGGAAGAGATCATCTACCTGCCCTGCATTTACCGAAACACAGGCACTGAGGCCCCAGATTATCTGGCCACTGTGGATGTTGACCCCAAGTCTCCCCAGTATTGCCAG GTCATCCACCGGCTGCCCATGCCCAACCTGAAGGACGAGCTGCATCACTCAGGATGGAACACCTGCAGCAGCTGCTTCGGTGATAGCACCAAGTCGCGCACCAAGCTGGTGCTGCCCAGTCTCATCTCCTCTCGTATCTATGTGGTGGACGTGGGCTCTGAGCCCCGGGCCCCAAAGCTGCACAAG GTCATTGAGCCCAAGGACATCCATGCCAAGTGCGAACTGGCCTTTCTCCACACCAGCCACTGCCTGGCCAGCGGGGAAGTGATGATCAGCTCCCTGGGAGACGTCAAGGGCAATGGCAAAG GGGGTTTTGTGCTGCTGGATGGGGAGACGTTCGAGGTGAAGGGGACGTGGGAGAGACCTGGGGGTGCTGCACCGTCGGGCTATGACTTCTGGTACCAGCCTCGACACAATGTCATGATCAGCACTGAGTGGGCAGCTCCCAATGTCTTACGAGATGGCTTCAACCCCGCTGATGTGGAGGCTG gaCTGTACGGGAGCCACTTATATGTATGGGACTGGCAGCACCATGAGATTgtgcagaccctgtctctaaaagatgGGCTTATTCCCTTGGAGATCCGCTTCCTGCACAACCCAGACGCTGCCCAAGGCTTTGTGGGCTGCGCACTCAGCTCCACCATCCAGCGCTTCTACAAGAACGAG GGAGGTACATGGTCAGTGGAGAAGGTGATCCAGGTGCCCCCCAAGAAAGTGAAGGGCTGGCTGCTGCCCGAAATGCCAG GCCTGATCACCGACATCCTGCTCTCCCTGGACGACCGCTTCCTCTACTTCAGCAACTGGCTGCATGGGGACCTGAGGCAGTATGACATCTCTGACCCACAGAGACCCCGCCTCACAGGACAG CTCTTCCTCGGAGGCAGCATTGTTAAGGGAGGCCCTGTGCAAGTGCTGGAGGACCAGGAACTAAAGTCCCAGCCAGAGCCCCTAGTGGTCAAG GGAAAACGGGTGGCTGGAGGCCCTCAGATGATCCAGCTCAGCCTGGATGGGAATCGCCTCTACGTCACCACGTCGCTGTACAGTGCCTGGGACAAGCAGTTTTACCCTGATCTCATCAG GGAAGGCTCTGTGATGCTGCAGGTTGATGTAGACACAGTAAAAGGAGGGCTGAAGTTGAACCCCAACTTCCTGGTGGATTTTGGGAAGGAGCCCCTTGGCCCAGCCCTTGCCCATGAGCTCCGCTACCCTGGGGGCGATTGTAGCTCTGACATCTGGATTTGA
- the SELENBP1 gene encoding methanethiol oxidase isoform X3, translated as MPNLKDELHHSGWNTCSSCFGDSTKSRTKLVLPSLISSRIYVVDVGSEPRAPKLHKVIEPKDIHAKCELAFLHTSHCLASGEVMISSLGDVKGNGKGGFVLLDGETFEVKGTWERPGGAAPSGYDFWYQPRHNVMISTEWAAPNVLRDGFNPADVEAGLYGSHLYVWDWQHHEIVQTLSLKDGLIPLEIRFLHNPDAAQGFVGCALSSTIQRFYKNEGGTWSVEKVIQVPPKKVKGWLLPEMPGLITDILLSLDDRFLYFSNWLHGDLRQYDISDPQRPRLTGQLFLGGSIVKGGPVQVLEDQELKSQPEPLVVKGKRVAGGPQMIQLSLDGNRLYVTTSLYSAWDKQFYPDLIREGSVMLQVDVDTVKGGLKLNPNFLVDFGKEPLGPALAHELRYPGGDCSSDIWI; from the exons ATGCCCAACCTGAAGGACGAGCTGCATCACTCAGGATGGAACACCTGCAGCAGCTGCTTCGGTGATAGCACCAAGTCGCGCACCAAGCTGGTGCTGCCCAGTCTCATCTCCTCTCGTATCTATGTGGTGGACGTGGGCTCTGAGCCCCGGGCCCCAAAGCTGCACAAG GTCATTGAGCCCAAGGACATCCATGCCAAGTGCGAACTGGCCTTTCTCCACACCAGCCACTGCCTGGCCAGCGGGGAAGTGATGATCAGCTCCCTGGGAGACGTCAAGGGCAATGGCAAAG GGGGTTTTGTGCTGCTGGATGGGGAGACGTTCGAGGTGAAGGGGACGTGGGAGAGACCTGGGGGTGCTGCACCGTCGGGCTATGACTTCTGGTACCAGCCTCGACACAATGTCATGATCAGCACTGAGTGGGCAGCTCCCAATGTCTTACGAGATGGCTTCAACCCCGCTGATGTGGAGGCTG gaCTGTACGGGAGCCACTTATATGTATGGGACTGGCAGCACCATGAGATTgtgcagaccctgtctctaaaagatgGGCTTATTCCCTTGGAGATCCGCTTCCTGCACAACCCAGACGCTGCCCAAGGCTTTGTGGGCTGCGCACTCAGCTCCACCATCCAGCGCTTCTACAAGAACGAG GGAGGTACATGGTCAGTGGAGAAGGTGATCCAGGTGCCCCCCAAGAAAGTGAAGGGCTGGCTGCTGCCCGAAATGCCAG GCCTGATCACCGACATCCTGCTCTCCCTGGACGACCGCTTCCTCTACTTCAGCAACTGGCTGCATGGGGACCTGAGGCAGTATGACATCTCTGACCCACAGAGACCCCGCCTCACAGGACAG CTCTTCCTCGGAGGCAGCATTGTTAAGGGAGGCCCTGTGCAAGTGCTGGAGGACCAGGAACTAAAGTCCCAGCCAGAGCCCCTAGTGGTCAAG GGAAAACGGGTGGCTGGAGGCCCTCAGATGATCCAGCTCAGCCTGGATGGGAATCGCCTCTACGTCACCACGTCGCTGTACAGTGCCTGGGACAAGCAGTTTTACCCTGATCTCATCAG GGAAGGCTCTGTGATGCTGCAGGTTGATGTAGACACAGTAAAAGGAGGGCTGAAGTTGAACCCCAACTTCCTGGTGGATTTTGGGAAGGAGCCCCTTGGCCCAGCCCTTGCCCATGAGCTCCGCTACCCTGGGGGCGATTGTAGCTCTGACATCTGGATTTGA
- the RFX5 gene encoding DNA-binding protein RFX5 encodes MAEDEPDAKSPKTGGRAPPGGAEAGEPTTLLQRLRGTISKAVQNKVEGILQDVQKFSDNDKLYLYLQLPSGPTTGDKSSEPSTLSNEEYMYAYRWIRNHLEEHTDTCLPKQSVYDAYRKYCESLACCRPLSTANFGKIIREIFPDIKARRLGGRGQSKYCYSGIRRKTLVSMPPLPGLDLKGSESPEMGPEVTPAPRDELVEAACALTCDWAERILKRSFSSIVEVARFLLQQHLISARSAHAHVLKAMGLAEEDEHAPRERSSKPKNGVENPEGGAHKKPERLAQPPKDLEARTGAGPLARGERKKSVVESSAPGANNLQVNALVARLPLLLPRAPRSLIPPIPVSPPILAPRLSSGALKVATLPLSSRAGVPPAAVPIINMILPTVPALPGPGPGPWPGQAPPGGLTQPRGTENREVGIGGDQGPHDKGVKRTAEVPVSEASGQDPPAKAAKQDIEDTASDAKRKRGRPRKKSGGSGERNSTPLKSAAAMESAQSSRLPWETWGSGGEGNSAGGAERPGPMGEAEKGAVLAQGQGDGTVSKGGRGPGSRHTKEAEDKIPLVPSKVSVIKGSRSQKEAFPLAKGEVDTAPQGNKDLKEHVLQSSLSQEHKDPKATPP; translated from the exons ATGGCAGAAGATGAGCCTGATGCTAAGAGCCCCAAGACTGGGGGAAGGGCCCCCCCAGGTGGTGCTGAGGCTGGGGAACCTACCACCCTTCTTCAGAGGCTCCGAGGTACCATTTC CAAGGCCGTGCAGAACAAAGTAGAGGGGATCCTG CAAGATGTACAGAAATTTTCTGACAATGACAAGCTGTATCTCTACCTTCAGCTCCCCTCAGGACCCACCACTGGAGACAAAAG CTCAGAGCCAAGTACACTGAGCAATGAGGAGTACATGTATGCCTATAGGTGGATCCGCAACCACCTGGAAGAGCACACTGACACCTGTCTGCCAAAGCAAAGTGTTTATGATGCCTATCG GAAGTACTGTGAGAGTCTTGCCTGTTGCCGCCCACTCAGCACAGCCAACTTTGGCAAGATCATCAGAGAGATCTTCCCTGACATCAAAGCTCGAAGGCTTGGTGGCCGGGGCCAGTCCAA ATATTGCTACAGTGGCATAAGGAGGAAGACCTTGGTGTCTATGCCACCCCTGCCTGGACTTGACCTAAAGGGTTCTGAGAGT CCAGAAATGGGCCCAGAAGTAACCCCAGCACCTCGAGATGAACTGGTGGAGGCAGCGTGTGCCCTGACCTGTGACTGGGCAGAGCGGATCCTGAAACGGTCCTTCAGTTCCATCGTTGAGGTCGCCCGCTTCCTGCTACAGCAGCATCTCATCTCTGCCCGATCTGCACATGCCCATGTGCTTAAGGCCATGGGGCTTGCTG AAGAGGACGAACATGCACCTCGGGAACGGTCATCTAAACCAAAGAATGGTGTAGAGAACCCAGAGGGTGGAGCCCACAAGAAGCCAGAGAGACTGGCCCAG CCTCCTAAGGATCTGGAAGCCCGAACTGGGGCCGGTCCTCTTGCACGTGGAGAGCGGAAGAAGAGTGTAGTTGAGAGCTCGGCCCCAGGAGCCAATAACCTGCAGGTTAATGCCCTAGTGGCTCGGCTGCCTCTGCTCCTTCCCCGGGCCCCTCGCTCACTTATTCCGCCAATCCCAGTCTCTCCACCTATTCTGGCCCCCAGGCTTTCTTCAGGTGCCCTGAAAGTGGCTACACTGCCTCTGTCTAGTAGGGCCGGGGTACCCCCAGCAGCTGTGCCCATCATTAACATGATCTTACCAACTGTTCCTGCTTTGCCTGGACCTGGACCTGGACCTTGGCCTGGGCAAGCTCCACCTGGGGGACTCACTCAGCCCCGGGGCACAGAGAACAGAGAGGTAGGCATAGGTGGTGACCAAGGACCACATGACAAGGGTGTCAAGAGGACAGCTGAAGTACCTGTGAGTGAGGCCAGTGGGCAGGATCCACCAGCTAAAGCAGCAAAGCAGGATATAGAGGATACAGCAAGTGATGCCAAAAGGAAACGGGGGCGCCCTCGAAAAAAGTCAGGTGGAAGTGGGGAAAGGAATTCTACCCCTCTCAAGTCAGCAGCTGCCATGGAATCTGCCCAGTCCTCAAGGTTACCATGGGAGACATGGGGCTCAGGAGGGGAAGGCAACTCAGCTGGAGGGGCAGAGAGGCCAGGGCCAATGGGAGAGGCTGAAAAGGGGGCAGTACTTGCCCAGGGTCAGGGAGATGGTACTGTTTCcaaaggaggaaggggccccggTTCCCGGCATACCAAAGAAGCAGAAGATAAAATTCCCTTGGTCCCCTCAAAAGTGAGTGTCATCAAGGGCAGCAGAAGCCAAAAGGAGGCTTTTCCTTTGGCAAAGGGAGAGGTAGACACTGCACCACAGGGTAATAAAGACTTAAAGGAGCATGTGCTTCAAAGTTCCTTATCCCAGGAGCATAAAGACCCAAAAGCAACACCCCCATGA